The following coding sequences are from one Peromyscus eremicus chromosome X, PerEre_H2_v1, whole genome shotgun sequence window:
- the Syp gene encoding synaptophysin — MPWSTPRLHQVYFDAPTCQGGTTKVFLIGDYSSSAEFFVTVAVFAFLYSMGALATYIFLQNKYRENNKGPMMDFLATAVFAFMWLVSSSAWAKGLSDVKMATDPENVIKQMAMCRQKGNTCKELRDPVTSGLNTSVVFGFLNLVLWVGNLWFVFKETGWAAPFMRAPPGAPEKQPAPGDAYGDAGYGQGPGGYGPQDSYGPQGGYQPDYGQPAGGGGGGYGPQGDYGQQGYGPQGAPTSFSNQM, encoded by the exons ATGCCCTGGTCCACCCCCAG GCTGCACCAAGTGTACTTTGATGCGCCCACCTGCCAAGGGGGCACCACCAAGGTCTTCCTAATTGGGGACTACTCCTCATCAGCTGAATTCTTCGTCACCGTGGCTGTGTTCGCTTTCCTCTACTCCATGGGGGCCCTGGCCACCTACATCTTCCTGCAGAACAAGTATCGAGAGAACAACAAAGGACCCATGATG GACTTCCTGGCCACGGCAGTGTTCGCCTTCATGTGGCTGGTTAGCTCATCTGCTTGGGCCAAAGGCCTGTCCGATGTGAAGatggccacagacccagagaacGTTATCAAGCAGATGGCTATGTGCCGTCAGAAAGGGAACACATGCAAGGAACTGAGGGACCCTGTGACTTCGGGACTCAACACCTCAGTG GTGTTTGGCTTCCTGAACCTGGTGCTCTGGGTTGGCAACCTGTGGTTCGTGTTCAAAGAGACAGGCTGGGCCGCCCCGTTCATGCGCGCACCTCCAGGCGCCCCGGAAAAGCAACCAGCACCTGGGGATGCCTACGGCGATGCGGGCTACGGGCAGGGCCCCGGAGGATATGGGCCCCAGGACTCCTACGGGCCTCAGGGTGGCTACCAACCCGACTACGGGCAGCCAgcgggtggcggtggcggtggctaCGGGCCTCAGGGCGACTATGGGCAACAAGGCTACGGCCCGCAGGGAGCGCCCACCTCCTTCTCCAATCAGATGTAA